The following are encoded in a window of Phragmites australis chromosome 22, lpPhrAust1.1, whole genome shotgun sequence genomic DNA:
- the LOC133905234 gene encoding uncharacterized protein LOC133905234, whose amino-acid sequence MGACISSSKKRRSQILCCIYRPYRGKVLSNVPIVRASDVENFTASGEVVHVGTSAATRRRSDGSNVTFHLTQLQWHHSKLDTENGHVVCQEEAWFDSVSIFGSDSDEDFSSVNGDLPAMSNSAGTQLMQCEDASSIADAIQKFESIFDGSNVAQAVGQYLKRDANKIDRSRQADIQEAERPKVASPEACDVSSGKVEESKTRNEGIKILTKLRRGEDACNTLKSFKDGEKAHESIFKSLTPVCTPRHANKVQPLAVASPRGQKKKCAVVRLSFKRQSFDGEQTTEICSSRRYLIRPRAGLLVPQASEKISEGCWSVLEPSTFKLRGESFFKDKKKSPAPGSSPYTPIGVDIFMSPRKMHHIAQHIELPSVKPNEKIPSLLIVNIQMPTYPAAMFLGDSDGEGINLVLYFRLNDNFEKEISPQFHDSIKRLVNDEIEKVKGFPLDSTVPFRERLKILAGLVNPDYMNLSSAERKLVQAYNEKPVLSRPQHSFYVGSNYLEIDLDVHRFSFISRKGLEAFRERLKHGVIDLGLTIQAQKQEELPEHVLCSVRLNKVDFVDNGQIPTLLPCDGD is encoded by the exons ATGGGTGCTTGCATATCTTCAAGCAAAAAGCGGAGATCACAAATATTGTGCTGTATATATAGGCCTTACCGTGGAAAGGTTTTAAGCAATGTGCCTATAGTACGCGCCAGTGATGTGGAGAATTTTACTGCTTCTGGAGAAGTTGTCCATGTAGGGACTTCTGCTGCTACTCGGCGGAGATCCGATGGCTCGAACGTTACATTCCACCTCACACAATTGCAGTGGCATCACAGTAAGCTAGACACAGAGAATGGACATG TTGTGTGTCAAGAAGAAGCATGGTTCGATTCTGTCAGTATTTTTGGGTCTGACTCTGATGAAGACTTCAGTAGCGTCAATGGAG ACCTCCCTGCCATGTCAAATTCAGCAGGTACACAATTAATGCAGTGTGAAGATGCTTCATCCATCGCTGATGCCATCCAGAAGTTTGAGAGTATTTTTGATGGTTCTAATGTTGCTCAAGCTGTTGGACAGTACCTGAAAAGAGATgcaaacaaaatagatagatCAAGGCAAGCTGATATCCAAGAAGCAGAGAGGCCTAAAGTTGCAAGCCCGGAAGCATGTGATGTCTCTAGTGGGAAGGTTGAGGAATCAAAGACAAGAAATGAGGGTATAAAAATTCTGACAAAACTTAGAAGAGGCGAGGATGCCTGCAATACCTTGAAGTCTTTCAAAGATGGAGAAAAGGCTCATGAAAGCATCTTCAAAAGTTTGACACCAGTGTGCACGCCTCGTCATGCTAACAAGGTCCAACCATTGGCAGTAGCAAGTCCGCGGGGCCAAAAGAAGAAATGCGCGGTTGTCAGGCTATCTTTTAAGAGGCAATCTTTTGATGGAGAACAAACTACTGAAATAT GTTCCTCTAGGAGGTACTTGATCCGTCCAAGAGCTGGATTATTGGTTCCTCAAGCCAGTGAGAAAATTTCAGAAGGTTGTTGGTCTGTGCTTGAGCCTTCGACCTTCAAACTGCGAGGGGAAAGCTTTTTCAA GGACAAAAAGAAGTCTCCTGCTCCAGGTAGTTCTCCATACACTCCAATTGGTGTGGACATATTCATGTCCCCAAGGAAAATGCACCACATTGCCCAGCATATTGAGCTTCCATCTGTAAAGCCAAATGAGAAAATTCCTTCCCTACTTATCGTAAATATTCAG ATGCCTACATATCCTGCTGCTATGTTCCTTGGTGATAGTGACGGAGAAGGGATTAATCTAGTGCTGTACTTCAGACTGAATGATAACTTTGAGAAGGAGATTTCTCCTCAGTTTCATGACAGCATCAAG AGACTTGTAAACGATGAGATAGAAAAGGTTAAGGGTTTCCCACTAGACTCAACAGTCCCTTTCAGAGAAAGATTAAAAATATTAGCCGGATTGGTTAACCCAGATTACATGAATCTGAGTTCTGCGGAGAGGAAGCTTGTGCAGGCTTACAATGAAAAGCCAGTCCTTTCAAGGCCTCAACACAGCTTTTATGTG GGATCAAATTACTTGGAGATTGACCTTGATGTGCACCGGTTTAGCTTCATCTCAAGGAAAGGGCTCGAAGCATTCCGAGAACGATTGAAGCATGGTGTAATTGATCTTGGTCTAACCATACAG GCCCAGAAACAGGAAGAACTTCCCGAGCATGTCTTGTGCAGTGTAAGGTTAAACAAAGTTGATTTTGTCGATAATGGGCAAATACCGACACTCCTGCCATGCGACGGCGACTGA
- the LOC133905510 gene encoding protein IMPAIRED IN BABA-INDUCED STERILITY 1-like, translating to MGCASSRAGAVASPGYEVSSSSYEVSRSASSEPGSASIWSRPVRLEAFELGGDVGDSEEERRRPGETRLGNLRRCIEGEQAAAGWPSWLSAVAAEAVQGWVPLRAESFEKLEKIGQGTYSSVFRARELATGRLVALKKVRFDSLEPESVRFMAREILILRRLQRHPNVVGLEGLITSRSSCAIYLVFEYMEHDLAGLASAPDVAFSEAQIKCYMRQLLEGLAHCHARGVMHRDIKCANLLVSNAGELKVADFGLANTFSPSSAAPLTSRVVTLWYRPPELLLGATAYEPSVDLWSAGCVFAEMHARRPVLQGRTEVEQIHKIFKLCGSPPDDFWRRSGVAHAAVFRPHHPYPSRLRDTFASCMPEHAFRLLATLLSLDPAARSTAAAALDADYFRTPPYACEPSSLPKYAPNKEMDAKFREDSRRRSNGRNHGGEAAKRLSRLHKSMQLQDMNQRHGNGHVHAEESLPGAGDGAAARKDGEAPLFIDLQPVPAISKLHGDDDGDRAAPCARTMSSSYKEAPRLADSLPLSGPVQLAASTGFAWAKKPRPDAAATKRGFSKGPRTNNNGGEDAARTTTAATTAPYEVEKQKMTKQWAHVAEAFSTSEAYNNRLRQTLDVKQLKTGKKYKGKVDRVDFSGPLLSQPRRIDELLQNHEQQIRRAGRRSWFQKGSKREQH from the exons ATGGGGTGCGCGTCGTCGAGGGCCGGGGCGGTGGCGTCGCCGGGGTACGaggtgtcgtcgtcgtcgtacgAGGTGTCCAGGAGCGCGTCGTCGGAGCCGGGGTCGGCGTCGATATGGAGCCGGCCGGTGCGGCTGGAGGCGTTCGAGCTCGGCGGGGACGTCGGCGACAGCGAGGAGGAGCGCCGTCGCCCCGGGGAGACCCGGTTGGGGAACCTGCGGCGGTGCATCGAGGGTGAGCAGGCCGCCGCCGGGTGGCCGTCGTGGCTGAGCGCCGTGGCGGCCGAGGCCGTGCAGGGGTGGGTGCCCCTCAGGGCCGAGAGCTTCGAGAAGCTGGAGAAGATCGGGCAGGGGACGTACAGCAGCGTATTCCGGGCGCGGGAGCTGGCGACGGGGCGGCTGGTGGCGCTCAAGAAGGTGCGGTTCGACAGCCTGGAGCCGGAGAGCGTGCGGTTCATGGCGCGGGAGATCCTCATCCTCCGACGGCTGCAGCGCCACCCGAACGTCGTCGGGCTCGAGGGCCTCATCACCTCCCGCTCCTCCTGCGCCATCTACCTCGTCTTCGAGTACATGGAGCACGATCTCGCCGGACTCGCctccgcccccgacgtcgcctTCTCCGAGGCCCAG ATCAAGTGCTACATGCGGCAGCTGCTGGAGGGCCTGGCGCACTGCCACGCGCGTGGGGTGATGCACCGCGACATCAAGTGCGCCAACCTTCTGGTGAGCAACGCCGGCGAGCTCAAGGTCGCCGACTTCGGCCTCGCCAACACCTTCTCCCCGTCGAGTGCGGCGCCGCTGACCAGCCGCGTCGTCACGCTCTGGTACCGCCCCCCGGAGCTTCTCCTCGGCGCCACCGCGTACGAGCCCTCCGTCGACCTCTGGAGCGCCGGCTGCGTCTTCGCCGAGATGCACGCGCGCCGCCCCGTCCTCCAGGGCCGCACCGAGGTCGAGCAGATCCACAAGATCTTCAAGCTCTGCGGCTCGCCGCCAGATGACTTCTGGCGCCGCTCCGGGGTCGCCCACGCCGCCGTCTTCCGCCCCCACCACCCCTACCCGAGCCGCCTCAGGGACACCTTCGCCTCCTGCATGCCCGAGCACGCGTTCCGCCTCCTCGCCACGCTCCTCTCCCTCGACCCCGCCGCCCGCAgcaccgctgccgccgccctCGACGCTGAC TACTTCAGGACGCCGCCGTACGCGTGCGAGCCGTCGAGCCTGCCCAAGTACGCGCCCAACAAGGAGATGGATGCGAAGTTTCGAGAAGATTCTAGAAG GAGGAGCAACGGCAGGAACcacggcggcgaggcggcgaaGCGGCTGTCAAGGCTGCACAAAAGCATGCAACTGCAGGACATGAACCAGAGGCACGGCAATGGCCACGTCCACGCCGAG GAATCGCTGCCCGGGGCCGGTGACGGCGCGGCGGCCAGGAAGGACGGCGAGGCGCCGCTGTTCATCGACCTGCAACCCGTGCCGGCGATCAGCAAGCTgcacggcgacgacgacggcgaccgCGCCGCGCCGTGCGCCAGGACCATGTCTAGCAGCTACAAGGAGGCGCCCCGGCTCGCCGACAGCCTCCCGCTCTCCGGCCCGGTGCAGCTCGCAGCGTCCACCGGCTTCGCCTGGGCCAAGAAGCCCCGGCCCGACGCGGCGGCGacgaagaggggcttctccaagGGGCCAAGGACCAACAACAATGGAGGAGAAGACGCTGCAAGaaccaccaccgccgccaccacagCACCGTACGAGGTGGAGAAGCAGAAGATGACCAAGCAGTGGGCACACGTCGCTGAGGCTTTCAGCACCTCTGAAGCTTACAACAACAGGTTGAGGCAGACGCTGGATGTCAAGCAGCTCAAGACTGGAAAG AAGTACAAGGGGAAGGTGGACAGGGTGGACTTCTCGGGGCCACTGTTGTCGCAGCCCCGGCGCATCGACGAGCTCCTGCAGAACCACGAGCAGCAGATccggcgagccggtcgccggTCATGGTTCCAGAAAG GCAGCAAAAGGGAGCAGCACTGA